A portion of the Magnolia sinica isolate HGM2019 chromosome 17, MsV1, whole genome shotgun sequence genome contains these proteins:
- the LOC131230304 gene encoding putative ribosomal large subunit pseudouridine synthase SVR1, chloroplastic isoform X2 has translation MAGAAAAAATAALGSFSSFHISTSIFVNPSSFSCCRILRTKIPRFVIRASSSSSSTPPPTEFNITFGVAPKSDPPKSNPHESPSVPLFIPWIVRDEDGNLKLQSTPPDYLIQAMAHAKTTSGKKKKKMDTPKVGPAGAASISSEPKHSKAARRFYNQNFREPQRLSKVLAAAGVASRRSSEELIFEGRVTVNGSVCNSPQTRVDIFKDAIYVNGNRISKKLPPKLYFALNKPKGYICSSGEKESKSVMSLFEEYWKSWDKRNPGLPKPRLFTVGRLDVATTGLIIVTNDGDFAQKLAHPSSNLSKEYIAAIDGSVNRRHLVAISEGTIIEGIHCVPDSVELLPAQPDMSRPRLRIVVHEGRNHEVRELVKNVGLQIHSLKRVRIGGFRLPSDLG, from the exons ATGGCGGGAGCAgccgcagcagcagcaacagcagcgctAGGGTCATTTTCGTCATTTCACATATCCACATCCATCTTCGTGAACCCTAGCAGTTTCAGCTGCTGCAGAATCCTCCGGACGAAAATACCCCGCTTCGTCATCCGTGCatcctcatcttcttcttcaactcctcCTCCAACCGAATTCAACATCACCTTCGGTGTCGCTCCGAAGAGCGATCCCCCAAAATCCAATCCTCACGAATCGCCATCCGTTCCGCTCTTCATCCCATGGATTGTCCGCGACGAGGACGGCAACCTCAAACTCCAATCCACTCCTCCAGATTATCTCATCCAGGCCATGGCCCACGCCAAGACGACATCcggcaagaagaagaagaagatggacacGCCGAAGGTGGGCCCTGCAGGTGCCGCTTCGATTTCTAGCGAGCCGAAGCATTCCAAGGCTGCCCGGAGATTCTACAACCAGAACTTTAGGGAGCCACAACGCCTCAGCAAGGTTCTCGCTGCCGCTGGAG TGGCATCAAGACGGAGCAGTGAAGAGCTTATTTTCGAAGGCCGTGTGACTGTTAATGGCTCTGTATGTAATTCTCCTCAG ACTCGAGTTGACATTTTCAAGGATGCTATCTATGTTAATGGGAACCGCATTTCTAAGAAGCTGCCTCCAAAGTTGTATTTTGCCTTGAATAAGCCAAAAGG GTACATTTGCTCAAGTGGAGAGAAGGAGTCTAAATCTGTGATGTCTTTATTTGAAGAATATTGGAAGAGTTGG GATAAAAGAAATCCAGGATTACCAAAGCCACGATTATTTACTGTTGGCCGTCTTGATGTTGCTACAACTGGGTTGATTATTGTTACAAATGATG gaGATTTTGCTCAAAAACTTGCACATCCTTCATCTAATTTATCAAAGGA ATACATTGCAGCTATAGATGGTAGCGTCAATAGGCGACACCTAGTAGCGATCAGTGAGGGCACAATCATTGAAGGCATCCACTGTGTACCAGATTCTGTGGAATTACTGCCAGCACAGCCAGATATGTCAAGGCCTCGACTTCGCATTGTG
- the LOC131230304 gene encoding putative ribosomal large subunit pseudouridine synthase SVR1, chloroplastic isoform X3 — MAGAAAAAATAALGSFSSFHISTSIFVNPSSFSCCRILRTKIPRFVIRASSSSSSTPPPTEFNITFGVAPKSDPPKSNPHESPSVPLFIPWIVRDEDGNLKLQSTPPDYLIQAMAHAKTTSGKKKKKMDTPKVGPAGAASISSEPKHSKAARRFYNQNFREPQRLSKVLAAAGVASRRSSEELIFEGRVTVNGSVCNSPQTRVDIFKDAIYVNGNRISKKLPPKLYFALNKPKGYICSSGEKESKSVMSLFEEYWKSWDKRNPGLPKPRLFTVGRLDVATTGLIIVTNDGDFAQKLAHPSSNLSKEYIAAIDGSVNRRHLVAISEGTIIEGIHCVPDSVELLPAQPDMSRPRLRIVVHEGRNHEVRELVKNVGLQPWKAC, encoded by the exons ATGGCGGGAGCAgccgcagcagcagcaacagcagcgctAGGGTCATTTTCGTCATTTCACATATCCACATCCATCTTCGTGAACCCTAGCAGTTTCAGCTGCTGCAGAATCCTCCGGACGAAAATACCCCGCTTCGTCATCCGTGCatcctcatcttcttcttcaactcctcCTCCAACCGAATTCAACATCACCTTCGGTGTCGCTCCGAAGAGCGATCCCCCAAAATCCAATCCTCACGAATCGCCATCCGTTCCGCTCTTCATCCCATGGATTGTCCGCGACGAGGACGGCAACCTCAAACTCCAATCCACTCCTCCAGATTATCTCATCCAGGCCATGGCCCACGCCAAGACGACATCcggcaagaagaagaagaagatggacacGCCGAAGGTGGGCCCTGCAGGTGCCGCTTCGATTTCTAGCGAGCCGAAGCATTCCAAGGCTGCCCGGAGATTCTACAACCAGAACTTTAGGGAGCCACAACGCCTCAGCAAGGTTCTCGCTGCCGCTGGAG TGGCATCAAGACGGAGCAGTGAAGAGCTTATTTTCGAAGGCCGTGTGACTGTTAATGGCTCTGTATGTAATTCTCCTCAG ACTCGAGTTGACATTTTCAAGGATGCTATCTATGTTAATGGGAACCGCATTTCTAAGAAGCTGCCTCCAAAGTTGTATTTTGCCTTGAATAAGCCAAAAGG GTACATTTGCTCAAGTGGAGAGAAGGAGTCTAAATCTGTGATGTCTTTATTTGAAGAATATTGGAAGAGTTGG GATAAAAGAAATCCAGGATTACCAAAGCCACGATTATTTACTGTTGGCCGTCTTGATGTTGCTACAACTGGGTTGATTATTGTTACAAATGATG gaGATTTTGCTCAAAAACTTGCACATCCTTCATCTAATTTATCAAAGGA ATACATTGCAGCTATAGATGGTAGCGTCAATAGGCGACACCTAGTAGCGATCAGTGAGGGCACAATCATTGAAGGCATCCACTGTGTACCAGATTCTGTGGAATTACTGCCAGCACAGCCAGATATGTCAAGGCCTCGACTTCGCATTGTG